Below is a window of Gemmatimonas sp. UBA7669 DNA.
TGCGCGGTCTGCCGCTGGAGCGTGACGAGCAGATTGCGGCGAGTCTGGTGTCGCGGGCGGTGACGGCCACACAGCGCTATGTGCCGGCGGCCGGGCGCGATTCACTGGCAGCGGTGCTGCGCGCCACGTTGGCGGCGGGAGCGCAGGATGCTCGCCTGCCGTACGGGCAGCGCAAGGCGCAGTTCGATGCCTGGGTGAGTCTGGCGCGTGATGTGCCGTCGCTGGATTCGCTGCGCCGGTGGGTGACACGTGACTCGGTGTGGGGATTGCCGCTCCGGGCACCGACACAGTGGAGTCTGGTCCAGCAGTTGGTGGCGCGCGGCGCTGGTGATCACGCCGCGCTGATTGCCGACATGCGGCGACGCGATGCGTCGACGGAGGGGGCGCGTCAGGCCTTCGTGGCGGAGGCGGCGCGTCCCGACTCGGCGAGCAAGGCGACATTGTTTGCGCGCTGGTTCGGCGATGCCACACTCAATGAGGAATGGGTCACGTCAAGCTTGCGCACGTTTTTCGATGGTGATCAGGCGCTGTTGACCGCACCGTACGTGGTGCCGGCGTTGGACACCCTGCCGTGGATTCAGCAGAACCGGCGGATCTTTTTTCTGGGGAGTTGGCTTTCGGCGGTCATGGGCGGCCAGCGTTCGGCCGAAGCGCTCCGTGAGGTGGACGCGTGGCTGGCGGCGCATTCCATGCTGGCGCCGGATCTTCGCCAGAAGGTGTTACAGGCGCGGGATGAACTGGAACGTACGGTCCGGATTCTTGGCGCCGATTGGAATATCTCAACAACAAGATGACAGGCCCCTGCTGCGCTTGATCACGGCATCTCGCACTTGGTCCAGCGCAATCGCCATCTATTGCGATTCTTAGCTGTCCATCCCTCTGGCACTGGGACAAACAACGCTTAGCGTGGGTCGCAATCGCCACGGATGTACCGCGCGCGTCACGTTCCTGTGGCGCGTCCCGCCTTTGCGGTCCGTCCGTCCGATCGGTATTGCTGCCCCGCGTCGCGTCGACCGGATGCAGTCCCACCAAATACCCATCATCGGAGAATCCATGGGTAGGTTCCTCAGAGTCGCGACTGCGCTGGCTGCCGTCGCCTTGCTGCCGTTCCGTGCGGACGCGCAGACCCGTGATATCACGGGCAAGGTGACGATGGCCGGCACTGGTCAACCAATCGCGGAAGTCACGGTCAGTGTGGTCGGCACCCAGCTGGGTGTGCGCACCAATGAGCGCGGCGAGTATCGTCTGCGGGTGCCAACGGGCGAGGTGTCCATTTTGGCCCGCCAGCTCGGCTACAAGCGCGCGACGGTGCGTCTTGGCCCCAACGAGAGTGTGGCCAACTTCGAGCTGGAAAAGGACGTGCTGCAGCTGGAAGGCGTGACCGTGACGGGTCAGGCGACCACGGTGGATCGCCGGGTGGCGGCCACAGCCGTGGCGAGTGTCAATGCGGCCGAGCTCAATCGTGTGCCAGCGCGCTCCGTGGAAGGCAACTTGGCCGGCAAAGTGGCCGGCGCACGCATCTTCGACAACAGCGGTGCGCCGGGTGGTGGTGCTCAGGTGCAGATCCGTGGTGCCACGTCGGTGCTGGGTCAGGGTGACCCGCTCTATGTCGTGGACGGCGTGATCATTTCCAACGCCGGCATTTCGTCGGGTGCCTCGGCCATCACGCGCGCGAGTGGCACGACGGGTTCCAGCCAGGACCAGGTGGTGAACCGTCTGGCCGACCTCAACCCGAACGACATCGAGAGCATTGAAGTGCTCAAGTCGGCGGCGGCGACGGCCATTTATGGCTCGCGCGCCACGAACGGCGTGGTCGTGATCACGACCAAGAAGGGTTCGGCGGGCCAGACGCGCTGGAACATCACGCAGCGTGTGGGCACGCAGCAGTTGCTGCGCCCGCTTGGCCATCGCCAGTACGCCACGCTGGACGACGTGCTGCCGTTTGTTGGCGGCCCGGTGGGTGAGGCGGCAGCGCGCGCGGCCTGCAACCCGAACTGCACCAACTACAACTGGGAAGGCGACCTCTACGGCCGCACCGACCCGTCGTATGAAACGCTGCTGTCGGCCTCGGGCGGCGCGGGCAACACGCGCTACTTCGCGTCCATCAACGACCGTCAGGAGTCGGGCATTCAGATCAACACGGGCGCCCGTCGCACGGGTGGCCGCATCAATCTGGACCAGACGCTGACGAGCAAGTTGACGGCCAGCATGGGCATCGATGTGACGCGCAACTTCCTGCAGCGCGGCATCGGCAACAACAACAACGCCGGTGTGAGCCCCACGTACACCTTCGGCTATACGCCGGCGGTCGTGGACCTCAACACGAAGCTGGAGAACGGCCGCTATCCGCTGATGCCGTTTGACGGCGGCGGCTCGGGCACGGCGAACCCGTTCGAGGTGCTGCGCGCCATCGAGAGCAACGAAACGGTGTTCCGTCAGGCGGGCAATCTGCGCCTCAACTACGCCGCCGTGAGCACGGCCCGGCACAGCGTGCAGGTGTCCACACTGTTCGGCTTCGACCGTTTCCAGCAGGAAGGCGTGCAGTACTCG
It encodes the following:
- a CDS encoding SusC/RagA family TonB-linked outer membrane protein — encoded protein: MGRFLRVATALAAVALLPFRADAQTRDITGKVTMAGTGQPIAEVTVSVVGTQLGVRTNERGEYRLRVPTGEVSILARQLGYKRATVRLGPNESVANFELEKDVLQLEGVTVTGQATTVDRRVAATAVASVNAAELNRVPARSVEGNLAGKVAGARIFDNSGAPGGGAQVQIRGATSVLGQGDPLYVVDGVIISNAGISSGASAITRASGTTGSSQDQVVNRLADLNPNDIESIEVLKSAAATAIYGSRATNGVVVITTKKGSAGQTRWNITQRVGTQQLLRPLGHRQYATLDDVLPFVGGPVGEAAARAACNPNCTNYNWEGDLYGRTDPSYETLLSASGGAGNTRYFASINDRQESGIQINTGARRTGGRINLDQTLTSKLTASMGIDVTRNFLQRGIGNNNNAGVSPTYTFGYTPAVVDLNTKLENGRYPLMPFDGGGSGTANPFEVLRAIESNETVFRQAGNLRLNYAAVSTARHSVQVSTLFGFDRFQQEGVQYSPNYLQFEPADGFLGTAGQNNVSSLQTNNGVNAVWTWTPATSWVTSFTTSVGGTYERQKQEIYRIRGRGLLPTRKTAAGAADVATEDTRNEFRDQSYYVNEQVLLFDERLALNAGFRADRSSANGDREKYFMFPKYSGSYRFVKPLSDKIDEIKFRGAWGQSGNRPRYGDRDILYADGGIIAGQGSLVSASLLGNTNIKPEVMNELEFGADAAFLNSRLAFEFTRYQRKITDLLLTFPLPPSSGLGNQIINGGQLSVLGTEAVVSFVPVKRNKFEWASRIIYNANVQYTNDIPVPAFPVPGSFGAAYGRNRITANTRSSYIWSNAPYGANGAVRDTITYDSNPIHTTTWNNDFTIGRFTVSALLD